In the genome of Ferrovibrio terrae, the window ATCGGCCTCAAGGAAAACGTGATCGTCGGTCGCCTGATCCCGGTCGGCACCGGCGCCATCATGAACCGCATGAAGGGCCTCGCCGCCCAGCGCGATCGCGATTTCGCCGATGCGCTGGAAAGCGAACTGCAGGCTGCCGTCGGCGACGCCGCCGAATAAGCTTTCGGTTCATACCCGATAGAGAGGGGCGGCCCGCAAAGGCCGCCCTTTTGCTTGAGGGGCCCTTTTGCTTGCTGGCTGTCGAGAATCACCCTAAGCCATAAGCATGGACTGGCAGGATGAAGGCGTTGTCTTAAGCGTTCGCCACCACGGCGAGAGCGCCCGGATCGTGACCCTGCTGACCGAAAGCTATGGCCGCCATGCCGGGCTGCTGCGTGGGAGCGGAACCGGCAGGGGCGGTGCGCTGCAGCCCGGCCAGCTCGTCGGCGCTGAATGGCGTGCTCGCCTGTCGGAACAGCTCGGCTATTACACGCTGGAAGCCCTGAAGCACCCCGCCGCACTGATGCTGGACGATCCGGCGCGGCTGGCAGCGTTGCGCGCCGTTTGCGCCTTAGTAGATGCAGCATTGCCGGAGCGCGAACCGCATCCCAATCTGTTCGGCGCCACCAAGGCGCTGTTTGCCCTCATGGCGGAGATGGAGGATCCCGGCGACTGGGGCGCGCTCTATGTGCGCTGGGAAACCGGCCTGCTCGCCGAGATGGGCTATGGCATCGATCTGGAAAGCTGTGCCGCCACCGGCGCCACCACCAATCTGACGCATGTCTCGCCGCGCAGTGGCCGCGCGGTCTCGGCCGAGGCCGCCGCGCCTTACGCCGATCGTATGCTGAAGCTGCCGGCCTTTCTGGTGCCGGGCAGGGCGGAGGCCGAGTCGCTGCCAAACGATTCGCTGCAGGCCGTTCTGGATGGTCTCGCGCTCACCGGGCATTTCCTGGAAAACCGCCTGTTCGCCCAGCTCCATGCTCCGGTGCCGCAGGCCCGCGCGCGCCTGATCGAGGTCGTGCGCAATCAGGGCCAAAAGTAGAAAGGCCGGCCAAACCGGTGTAGAAAGCGCGTCATGAGCAAGCATCTGCCCCCCAAAGACGTCCCCGAAGATATCCGCAACGTGCCGCTGCCGGATGCGCTGTCCGAGCGCTATCTGGCCTATGCGCTCAGCACCATCACCTCGCGCTCGCTGCCCGATGCGCGCGACGGGCTGAAGCCGGTGCAGCGCCGCGTGCTGTTCGCCATGCGGCTGCTCAAGCTGGACCCGGCCTCGGGCTACAAGAAATGCGCCCGCGTCGTCGGCGACGTGATCGGTAAGTATCACCCGCATGGCGACCAGTCGGTGTATGACGCGCTGGTGCGCCTGGCGCAGGATTTCGCGCAGCGCTATCCGCTGGTCGACGGCCAGGGCAATTTCGGCAATATCGACGGCGATAACGCGGCGGCGATGCGATACACCGAGGCGCGCCTGACCGAAATCTCCAATGTGCTGCTCGCCAATCTGGACGACGACACGGTCGATTTCCGCCCCAATTACGACGGCGAGAATGACGAGCCGGTCGTGCTGCCCTCGGGTCTGCCGAACCTTTTGGCCAATGGCGCCACCGGCATCGCGGTCGGCATGGCGACCTCGATTCCGCCGCATAATCTGCCCGAGCTGTGCGATGCGCTGCTGCACCTGATCAAGCATAAGAACGCCAGCATCGAAAAGCTGGTGGAATATGTGCAGGGTCCGGATTTCCCGACCGGCGGCATCCTGGTCGAACCCTTAAGCGCGCGGATCGAAGCCTACAAGACCGGCCGCGGCAGTTTCCG includes:
- the recO gene encoding DNA repair protein RecO, which translates into the protein MDWQDEGVVLSVRHHGESARIVTLLTESYGRHAGLLRGSGTGRGGALQPGQLVGAEWRARLSEQLGYYTLEALKHPAALMLDDPARLAALRAVCALVDAALPEREPHPNLFGATKALFALMAEMEDPGDWGALYVRWETGLLAEMGYGIDLESCAATGATTNLTHVSPRSGRAVSAEAAAPYADRMLKLPAFLVPGRAEAESLPNDSLQAVLDGLALTGHFLENRLFAQLHAPVPQARARLIEVVRNQGQK